A part of Candidatus Cloacimonadota bacterium genomic DNA contains:
- the tsaE gene encoding tRNA (adenosine(37)-N6)-threonylcarbamoyltransferase complex ATPase subunit type 1 TsaE, with product MEKLEKKDKIEKISHSLKETERIAKEFSNNLNQGDVIALYGPLGSGKTFFVKYIAKSLGAKNYITSPSFTILNEYNAKLPIYHFDFYRLKTEKEIEEIGFIDFLNQKGIFFIEWPEKAEHLLPKEYIKVMFKIIDKNSRKIIIWSSHLQMRKMK from the coding sequence ATGGAGAAATTGGAAAAGAAAGATAAAATAGAAAAAATAAGCCATTCATTAAAAGAAACTGAAAGGATAGCCAAAGAATTTTCTAATAATCTGAATCAGGGAGACGTTATAGCTTTATATGGACCTCTCGGCAGTGGCAAAACATTCTTTGTTAAATATATTGCTAAATCTTTGGGAGCAAAGAATTATATCACAAGCCCATCATTTACTATTTTAAATGAGTATAATGCCAAGCTGCCAATTTATCACTTTGACTTTTATCGCTTAAAAACAGAAAAGGAGATAGAAGAAATTGGATTTATAGATTTCCTGAATCAGAAAGGGATTTTCTTTATTGAGTGGCCGGAAAAAGCAGAACATTTGCTTCCTAAAGAATATATTAAAGTAATGTTTAAAATAATAGATAAAAACTCACGGAAGATTATAATATGGAGTTCTCATCTCCAGATGAGGAAGATGAAATAA
- the glmM gene encoding phosphoglucosamine mutase, with product MSKLMKSVSGIRGIVGESLTVNNVLNFAQRFGVYCNNSKVLIGRDSRTTGKMLFNAISAGLMSVDCDVVDLGICPTPTILLAVENSNASGGIAITASHNPKEWNALKLISGKGTFLTSLQAKQFWSIKNDEIINQNWHNIGKLSSDNSAIENHINSIIQLKYIDLDAIRKKNFKVVIDSTNGAGGLLSPKLLRKLGCNVIELFSEPTGIFSRIAEPSAENLKELERQVISEKADIGFATDPDVDRLSIVSEEGKALGTEFSLLLAEDYVLSQNKVTQLSQLRNIATNLSSSMASEDIAKKYGVQVFRSKVGEINVAEMMKQHNCVIGGEGNGGIIIPDLHFTRDAPMGMALILSYMAKTKKRISELANLIPDYFMNKTKLQLTDNINFDERLIQIKNKFPNCKFDFTDGMKIIAKDYWIHIRKSGTEPVVRIISESESREKSKNLINSIRKLLKPDL from the coding sequence ATGTCAAAGCTGATGAAAAGTGTTTCAGGTATAAGAGGAATTGTAGGAGAATCCCTTACTGTAAATAATGTGTTAAATTTTGCTCAACGATTTGGTGTTTATTGCAATAATAGTAAAGTCCTAATTGGTAGAGATTCACGTACAACAGGTAAAATGCTTTTTAATGCAATTTCAGCAGGTCTAATGTCAGTTGACTGCGATGTTGTTGATTTGGGAATTTGCCCAACACCAACTATTCTTTTAGCTGTTGAAAATTCAAATGCAAGCGGAGGTATTGCAATTACTGCCAGCCATAATCCTAAAGAATGGAATGCTCTGAAACTTATTAGCGGGAAAGGAACATTTTTAACCTCTCTGCAAGCTAAACAATTCTGGTCAATAAAGAATGATGAAATAATAAATCAGAATTGGCATAATATTGGTAAATTGAGTTCAGATAATTCAGCAATAGAAAATCATATAAATAGTATTATTCAGCTTAAATATATAGACTTAGACGCAATAAGAAAAAAAAATTTCAAAGTTGTAATTGATTCAACAAATGGTGCTGGTGGATTATTATCTCCAAAATTATTACGAAAATTAGGTTGTAATGTTATTGAGCTCTTCTCTGAGCCAACTGGTATTTTTTCAAGAATTGCAGAACCTTCAGCAGAAAATCTGAAAGAATTAGAAAGGCAAGTTATTTCTGAAAAAGCTGATATCGGCTTTGCCACTGACCCGGATGTGGATAGATTATCAATTGTTTCAGAAGAAGGCAAAGCCCTTGGAACAGAATTTTCTCTTCTATTAGCTGAAGATTATGTCCTTTCTCAAAATAAAGTAACGCAATTGTCCCAATTGCGAAATATCGCAACTAATCTATCTTCTTCTATGGCATCCGAAGATATTGCAAAAAAGTATGGTGTACAGGTCTTTCGCTCCAAAGTCGGAGAAATAAATGTTGCTGAAATGATGAAACAACATAATTGCGTAATCGGAGGTGAAGGAAATGGTGGCATAATCATTCCTGATTTGCATTTCACAAGAGATGCGCCTATGGGAATGGCTTTGATATTATCGTATATGGCAAAAACTAAAAAAAGAATTTCTGAATTGGCTAATTTAATTCCTGATTATTTTATGAATAAAACTAAGCTCCAACTTACTGATAATATAAATTTTGATGAAAGATTAATTCAAATTAAAAATAAATTTCCCAATTGCAAATTTGATTTTACTGATGGAATGAAAATTATTGCGAAAGATTATTGGATTCATATAAGAAAATCTGGAACTGAGCCAGTTGTTAGAATTATATCAGAGAGTGAATCTAGGGAGAAGTCTAAAAATCTGATTAATAGCATTAGAAAATTATTAAAGCCTGACCTATAA
- a CDS encoding transposase has translation MSHSLTRIWIHAVWSTKERFPYMKEKQRIKIIHHLNSKFEELDCNVRIINGTENHLHTLFLLNQNKSIKEILKNVKGETSHWINQNEFYNTKFAWQIGYGAFSVSESVVSEVEKYIKNQQAHHRKMSFQEEWELLLKKHNIVIMGNH, from the coding sequence ATGTCACATTCTTTAACAAGAATTTGGATACATGCGGTATGGAGTACAAAAGAGAGATTCCCATATATGAAAGAAAAACAACGAATAAAAATTATCCATCATTTAAATTCAAAATTTGAAGAATTAGATTGTAATGTAAGAATTATAAATGGAACTGAAAATCACTTACATACATTATTTCTATTAAATCAAAATAAGTCAATTAAGGAAATTTTAAAAAATGTAAAAGGTGAGACATCTCATTGGATAAATCAAAATGAATTTTATAATACAAAATTTGCATGGCAGATAGGATATGGTGCATTTTCAGTTAGTGAATCCGTTGTTTCTGAGGTTGAAAAATATATAAAAAATCAACAAGCGCATCATAGGAAAATGTCATTTCAAGAAGAATGGGAATTACTTTTAAAAAAACATAATATTGTTATCATGGGAAACCATTAA